The following coding sequences are from one Haliotis asinina isolate JCU_RB_2024 chromosome 3, JCU_Hal_asi_v2, whole genome shotgun sequence window:
- the LOC137279104 gene encoding probable cyclin-dependent serine/threonine-protein kinase DDB_G0292550, translating to MLAVLPLDKEYFHCCQLYNVIMIVTAIIIIIIIIIIISTLSSNIIIITISSNIIASIITTIDIIIITCNSSSPPHHHHYSQQLPLQPSSSQPHHTTTLNNYRYNHHRHPLITTTTLNNYRYNHHRHSLITTTTLNNYRYNHHRHPLISTTTLNNYRYNHHRHSLITTTTLNNYRYNHHRHPLITTTTLNNYRYNHHRHPLITTTTLNNYRYHHHRHSLITTTTLNNYRYNHHRHSLISTTTLNNYRYNHHRHSLITTTTLNNYRYNHHRHPLITTTTLNNYRYNHHRHPLITTTTLNNYRYNHHRHPLITTTTLNNYRYNHHRHPLITTTTLNNYRYNHHRHPLITTTTLNNYRYNHHRHSLISTTTLNNYRYNHHRHSLITTTTLNNYRYNHHRHNLITTTTLNNYRYNHHRHSLITTTTLNNYRYHHHRHNLISTTTLNNYRYNHHRHSLITTTTLNNYRYHHHRHNLITTTTLNNYRYNHHRHSLITTTTLNNYRYNHHRHSLITTTTLNNYRYNHHRHSLITTTTLNNYRYNHHHHSLITTTTLNNYRYNHHRHSLITTTTLNNYRYHHHRHNLITTTTLNNYRYNHHRPSLITTTTLNNYRYNHKYFVISTIVTLPHLLSPHLVMPVHHCHTINT from the exons ATGCTGGCAGTACTACCGTTGGACAAAGAGTATTTCCATTGCTGCCAGTTATACAACGTCATCATGATCGTCActgcaatcatcatcatcatcatcatcatcatcatcatctctacTCTGAgttccaacatcatcatcatcactataaGTTCCAACATCATCGCTTCAATAATCACCACCATCgatatcatcattatcacttGCAACTCGTCATCACCG cctcatcaccaccactactctCAACAATTACCGCTACAACCATCATCGTCACAGCCTCATCACACCACTACTCTCAACAATTACCGCTACAACCATCATCGTCACCCcctcatcaccaccactactctCAACAATTACCGCTACAACCATCATCGTCACAGcctcatcaccaccactactctCAACAATTACCGCTACAACCATCATCGTCACCCCCTCATCAGCACCACTACTCTCAACAATTACCGCTACAACCATCATCGTCACAGcctcatcaccaccactactctCAACAATTACCGCTACAACCATCATCGTCACCCcctcatcaccaccactactctCAACAATTACCGCTACAACCATCATCGTCACCCcctcatcaccaccactactctCAACAATTACCGTTACCACCATCATCGTCACAGcctcatcaccaccactactctCAACAATTACCGCTACAACCATCATCGTCACAGCCTCATCAGCACCACTACTCTCAACAATTACCGCTACAACCATCATCGTCACAGcctcatcaccaccactactctCAACAATTACCGCTACAACCATCATCGTCACCCcctcatcaccaccactactctCAACAATTACCGCTACAACCATCATCGTCACCCcctcatcaccaccactactctCAACAACTACCGCTACAACCATCATCGTCACCCcctcatcaccaccactactctCAACAATTACCGCTACAACCATCATCGTCACCCcctcatcaccaccactactctCAACAATTACCGCTACAACCATCATCGTCACCCcctcatcaccaccactactctCAACAATTACCGCTACAACCATCATCGTCACAGCCTCATCAGCACCACTACTCTCAACAATTACCGCTACAACCATCATCGTCACAGcctcatcaccaccactactctCAACAATTACCGCTACAACCATCATCGTCACAAcctcatcaccaccactactctCAACAATTACCGCTACAACCATCATCGTCACAGcctcatcaccaccactactctCAACAATTACCGTTACCACCATCATCGTCACAACCTCATCAGCACCACTACTCTCAACAATTACCGCTACAACCATCATCGTCACAGcctcatcaccaccactactctCAACAATTACCGTTACCACCATCATCGTCACAAcctcatcaccaccactactctCAACAATTACCGCTACAACCATCATCGTCACAGcctcatcaccaccactactctCAACAATTACCGCTACAACCATCATCGTCACAGcctcatcaccaccactactctCAACAATTACCGCTACAACCATCATCGTCACAGcctcatcaccaccactactctCAACAATTACCGCTacaaccatcatcatcacagcctcatcaccaccactactctCAACAATTACCGCTACAACCATCATCGTCACAGcctcatcaccaccactactctCAACAATTACCGTTACCACCATCATCGTCACAAcctcatcaccaccactactctCAACAATTACCGTTACAACCATCATCGTCCCAGcctcatcaccaccactactctAAACAATTACCGTTACAACCATAAATACTTCGTCATCTCCACAATCGTCACATTACCACATCTTTTATCACCACACCTAGTAATGCCAGTTCATCACTGCCATACCATCAACACCTAG